A single Streptomyces mirabilis DNA region contains:
- a CDS encoding DUF4429 domain-containing protein, with product MAEIIQRDGTWAFDGSTVRITPGLHRSVPLFRQTYGEIAVPLEAVSGIVYEPERKRGRLRLRLREGADPLLQATGGRLPDAANPYRLTVDIDRTGVAEYVAEEIRHALLLDQIPKEPAKAFLLAGPPVPVSVRSSDGTVSFDGAQVRIDWADTSDRVKRATGPRIIAVGDLVQVEWLPNSGYEDGFLRFVTRETVFSKLPPEKDPFALDLWGSARRDLLTALVAAAVTARLPHPSLRAGEHIDRPPQLTAAAGPGSAPVTASVPAQADHHDVLLRRLRELGELHRDGVLTDEEFATTKAAVLRGF from the coding sequence ATGGCCGAGATCATCCAGCGCGACGGGACCTGGGCCTTCGACGGCAGCACGGTCAGGATCACGCCGGGACTCCACCGCTCCGTGCCGTTGTTCCGGCAGACGTACGGAGAGATCGCCGTTCCCCTGGAGGCGGTTTCAGGCATCGTCTACGAACCCGAACGCAAGCGCGGCAGACTGCGCCTCAGGCTCCGTGAGGGCGCCGATCCGCTGCTCCAGGCGACCGGCGGGCGCCTCCCCGACGCGGCGAACCCGTACCGGCTGACCGTCGACATCGACCGTACCGGGGTCGCCGAGTACGTCGCCGAGGAGATCCGGCACGCTCTGCTCCTGGACCAGATCCCCAAGGAGCCGGCGAAGGCCTTCCTCCTCGCGGGGCCGCCCGTGCCCGTGTCCGTCCGGTCCAGCGACGGCACGGTCTCCTTCGACGGCGCGCAGGTGCGGATCGACTGGGCGGACACCTCGGACCGGGTCAAGCGGGCGACGGGGCCTCGGATCATCGCCGTCGGGGACCTGGTGCAGGTGGAGTGGCTGCCCAACTCCGGGTACGAGGACGGGTTTCTGCGGTTCGTGACGCGCGAGACCGTGTTCTCCAAACTGCCGCCGGAGAAGGACCCGTTCGCCCTCGACCTGTGGGGCAGCGCCCGCCGCGACCTGCTCACGGCGCTCGTCGCCGCCGCGGTGACCGCCCGGCTGCCGCACCCGTCCCTCCGGGCGGGCGAGCACATCGACCGGCCGCCGCAGCTCACCGCCGCGGCGGGACCAGGATCGGCACCGGTAACAGCGTCAGTACCGGCCCAGGCCGACCATCACGACGTACTGCTGCGCCGACTGCGGGAGCTGGGCGAGCTGCACCGCGACGGTGTCCTCACGGACGAGGAGTTCGCGACGACCAAGGCGGCCGTACTGCGGGGTTTCTAG
- a CDS encoding PspC domain-containing protein, protein MTDQQHAAAEPDPGPGPGAPPSGAGPRDAVPPSAGTATGAEGAAEGAGAPGATGEEPRAHGEPPAPEGPRRFRRDRRQKMLGGVCAGLGRQCDMDPVIFRIVLAVLSATGGIGLIFYGFVWLFVPYDDEEENEVRKLLTGRVDGHALAAVLFALVGCGVFLSMLNNGSVLTFAVVLSLLLAGAGYWSQQRGAPDPDPLAAQAVADAPPEAQAPPVPVSYPSWWRDPIVKDGSHVGGTGYLWGPPDARDRDVAAALNIARGTPRPDIRDLRAAREPQPRGPRWIGGWVFLLALVAGGLGTSLTWNDHPLAISLQTGLSCALVVFGLGIALSAFVGRTGAGSIFLAVITAALLAGSVAMPKDISTHWMRVEWTPRSAAAVPESFDLGTGVGTLDLTHLGLAKGQTVTTTAEVGAGRLKVIVPKDATVKLNIDVGVGDIQLPGDGKKDVDVEPSKHKQVTLPAPTGGKDGGTLDLNLQVGVGQAEVIRGTS, encoded by the coding sequence ATGACAGATCAGCAGCACGCGGCGGCGGAGCCGGATCCCGGCCCCGGCCCGGGCGCCCCACCATCGGGCGCCGGGCCGCGGGACGCCGTGCCGCCCTCCGCGGGCACCGCCACGGGCGCCGAGGGAGCCGCGGAGGGTGCGGGAGCGCCGGGCGCGACAGGTGAGGAACCGCGCGCGCACGGGGAGCCGCCCGCGCCCGAGGGCCCGCGCAGGTTCCGGCGCGACCGTCGGCAGAAGATGCTGGGCGGCGTGTGCGCCGGGCTGGGGCGGCAGTGCGACATGGACCCGGTGATCTTCCGGATCGTGCTCGCCGTGCTCTCTGCCACGGGCGGCATCGGTCTCATCTTCTACGGCTTCGTCTGGCTGTTCGTTCCCTACGACGACGAGGAGGAGAACGAGGTCCGCAAGCTCCTCACCGGCCGCGTCGACGGCCACGCGCTGGCGGCCGTGCTCTTCGCGCTGGTCGGCTGCGGGGTGTTCCTGTCGATGCTGAACAACGGCAGCGTGCTGACGTTCGCCGTCGTCCTCTCCCTGCTTCTCGCGGGCGCGGGGTACTGGTCGCAGCAGCGCGGCGCCCCCGACCCCGACCCGCTCGCCGCCCAGGCGGTGGCGGACGCCCCGCCGGAGGCGCAGGCCCCGCCCGTCCCCGTCTCCTACCCCTCCTGGTGGCGCGACCCGATCGTCAAGGACGGCTCGCACGTGGGCGGCACCGGCTATCTGTGGGGCCCGCCGGACGCCCGGGACCGGGATGTCGCGGCGGCGCTCAACATCGCCCGCGGCACGCCCCGCCCGGACATACGGGACCTCCGCGCGGCCCGTGAGCCGCAGCCGCGCGGCCCGCGCTGGATCGGCGGCTGGGTCTTTCTGCTCGCGCTGGTCGCAGGCGGCCTCGGCACGAGCCTGACGTGGAACGACCATCCGCTCGCCATCAGCCTGCAGACCGGTCTGTCCTGCGCGCTCGTCGTGTTCGGCCTGGGCATCGCGCTCAGCGCGTTCGTGGGGCGTACGGGCGCCGGGTCGATCTTCCTCGCAGTGATCACGGCGGCGCTGCTGGCGGGCTCCGTGGCCATGCCGAAGGACATCAGCACCCACTGGATGCGGGTCGAGTGGACTCCCAGGTCCGCCGCCGCCGTGCCGGAGAGTTTCGACCTCGGCACGGGTGTGGGCACTCTCGATCTCACCCATCTCGGCCTCGCCAAGGGCCAGACGGTGACGACGACCGCGGAGGTGGGCGCGGGCCGGCTGAAGGTGATCGTTCCCAAGGACGCGACCGTGAAGCTGAACATCGACGTGGGCGTCGGGGACATCCAGTTGCCGGGCGACGGCAAGAAGGACGTGGACGTGGAACCCAGCAAGCACAAGCAGGTGACCCTGCCGGCCCCGACCGGCGGCAAGGACGGCGGCACGCTCGACCTGAACCTCCAGGTCGGCGTGGGACAGGCGGAGGTGATCCGTGGCACGTCATGA
- the pcrA gene encoding DNA helicase PcrA: protein MSSLFDDSFLADLQPSGAHEEEPPPPPEDGAPEPLPDDLFGGRFDVPASRDAYYRDGAPRPAVDPAALLDGLNENQRAAVVHSGSPLLIVAGAGSGKTRVLTHRIAHLLGERHVHPGQILAITFTNKAAGEMKERVEQLVGPRANAMWVMTFHSACVRILRRESKKLGFTSSFSIYDAADSKRLMALVCRDLDLDPKRFPPKSFSAKISNLKNELIDEEDFAAQAADGFEKTLAQAYAMYQSRLREANALDFDDLIMTTVNLLRAFPDVAEHYRRRFRHVLVDEYQDTNHAQYALVRELVGPAAGDRPEDAPPAEGELGPAELCVVGDADQSIYAFRGATIRNILQFEEDYPDATTILLEQNYRSTQTILSAANAVIERNESRRPKNLWTNAGAGSNITGYVADTEHDEAQFVADEIDRLTDAGEARAGDVAVFYRTNAQSRVFEEIFIRVGLPYKVVGGVRFYERKEVRDVLAYLRVLANPEDSVPMRRILNVPKRGIGERAEAMIDALSQREKISFSQALRRVDEAYGMAARSTNAVKRFNTLMEDLRTIVESGAGPATVLEAVLERTGYLAELQASTDPQDETRIENLQELAAVALEFEQETGEGEGEGTGATAGTADVGAGAAAGAGTASGGLSAFLERVALVADSDQIPDEEDGNGVITLMTLHTAKGLEFPVVFLTGMEDGVFPHMRALGQVKELEEERRLAYVGITRARERLYLTRSSMRSAWGQPSYNPPSRFLEEIPETHLEWKRTGATAPVSSGPVSGVAASLSSSRSRSAASGASGFATRRGISEKQVVSLAVGDRVTHDQFGLGTVVGVKGTGANAEATVDFGEAKPKRLLLRYAPVEKL from the coding sequence ATGAGCAGCCTCTTTGATGACAGCTTTCTGGCGGACCTCCAGCCTTCCGGGGCCCACGAGGAAGAGCCCCCGCCGCCGCCCGAGGACGGGGCGCCGGAGCCGCTTCCGGACGACCTGTTCGGCGGCCGCTTCGACGTGCCCGCGAGCCGGGACGCCTACTACCGCGACGGCGCGCCCCGCCCCGCCGTGGACCCGGCGGCCCTGCTGGACGGGTTGAACGAGAACCAGCGCGCGGCCGTGGTGCACTCCGGCTCCCCGCTGCTCATCGTGGCCGGCGCGGGCTCCGGCAAGACCCGGGTGCTCACCCACCGCATCGCCCATCTGCTGGGCGAGCGTCATGTCCACCCCGGCCAGATCCTCGCGATCACCTTCACGAACAAGGCCGCGGGCGAGATGAAGGAGCGTGTCGAGCAGCTCGTCGGCCCGCGCGCGAACGCGATGTGGGTGATGACCTTCCACAGCGCGTGTGTGCGGATCCTGCGCCGCGAGAGCAAGAAGCTCGGCTTCACCTCCTCGTTCTCGATCTATGACGCCGCCGACAGCAAGCGGCTGATGGCGCTCGTCTGCCGTGACCTGGATCTCGATCCCAAGCGCTTCCCGCCCAAGTCCTTCAGCGCCAAGATCTCGAACCTGAAGAACGAGCTGATCGACGAGGAGGACTTCGCCGCCCAGGCCGCCGACGGCTTCGAGAAGACCCTCGCCCAGGCCTACGCGATGTACCAGTCGCGGCTGCGCGAGGCCAACGCGCTCGACTTCGACGACCTGATCATGACCACGGTCAACCTGCTGCGCGCCTTCCCGGACGTCGCCGAGCACTACCGGCGCCGCTTCCGCCACGTCCTGGTCGACGAGTACCAGGACACGAACCACGCGCAGTACGCCCTGGTCAGGGAGCTCGTCGGCCCGGCCGCCGGTGACCGGCCCGAGGACGCGCCGCCCGCCGAGGGCGAGCTCGGGCCCGCCGAGCTGTGCGTCGTGGGCGACGCCGACCAGTCGATCTACGCCTTCCGCGGCGCGACCATCCGCAACATCCTCCAGTTCGAGGAGGACTACCCGGACGCGACGACGATCCTGCTGGAGCAGAACTACCGCTCCACCCAGACGATCCTGTCCGCCGCCAACGCGGTCATCGAGCGCAATGAGTCCCGCCGCCCCAAGAACCTGTGGACCAACGCGGGCGCCGGTTCGAACATCACCGGCTATGTCGCCGACACCGAGCACGACGAGGCCCAGTTCGTCGCCGACGAGATAGACCGTCTCACCGACGCGGGCGAGGCCAGGGCGGGCGACGTCGCCGTCTTCTACCGGACGAACGCCCAGTCCCGTGTCTTCGAAGAGATCTTCATCCGCGTCGGCCTGCCCTACAAGGTCGTCGGCGGCGTCCGCTTCTACGAGCGCAAGGAGGTCCGGGACGTCCTCGCGTACCTGAGGGTCCTGGCCAACCCCGAGGACTCGGTCCCGATGCGCCGCATTCTGAACGTTCCCAAGCGCGGGATCGGCGAGCGCGCCGAGGCCATGATCGACGCGCTCTCGCAGCGCGAGAAGATCAGCTTCTCGCAGGCGCTGCGCCGTGTCGACGAGGCGTACGGGATGGCGGCGCGGTCGACGAACGCCGTGAAGCGGTTCAACACGCTCATGGAGGACCTCCGCACGATCGTCGAGTCCGGCGCGGGTCCGGCGACCGTCCTGGAGGCGGTGCTCGAGCGCACCGGCTACCTCGCCGAGCTGCAGGCCTCGACCGACCCGCAGGACGAGACCCGGATCGAGAACCTTCAGGAGCTCGCAGCCGTGGCCCTGGAGTTCGAGCAGGAGACCGGCGAGGGCGAAGGCGAAGGCACGGGGGCGACTGCGGGTACGGCGGATGTCGGCGCCGGTGCGGCTGCGGGTGCTGGTACGGCGTCCGGTGGGCTCTCCGCGTTCCTGGAGCGGGTCGCGCTCGTCGCCGACTCCGACCAGATCCCGGACGAGGAGGACGGCAACGGCGTCATCACCCTGATGACCCTCCACACCGCCAAGGGCCTGGAGTTCCCGGTCGTCTTCCTCACCGGCATGGAGGACGGCGTCTTCCCGCACATGCGCGCGCTGGGACAGGTCAAGGAGCTGGAGGAGGAGCGGCGCCTCGCGTACGTCGGCATCACGCGCGCGCGGGAGCGGCTGTACCTCACCCGTTCGTCCATGCGCAGCGCCTGGGGTCAGCCCTCCTACAACCCGCCGTCCCGTTTCCTGGAGGAGATCCCGGAGACGCACCTGGAGTGGAAGCGCACCGGTGCGACCGCTCCGGTGTCCTCGGGGCCCGTCTCCGGTGTGGCCGCCTCGCTGTCGTCCTCGCGTTCGCGGTCCGCGGCGTCCGGCGCCTCCGGCTTCGCGACGCGCCGCGGGATCTCGGAGAAGCAGGTGGTCTCGCTGGCGGTCGGCGACCGGGTCACCCATGACCAGTTCGGCCTGGGCACCGTGGTCGGCGTGAAGGGAACGGGCGCGAACGCGGAGGCGACGGTCGACTTCGGCGAGGCGAAGCCGAAGCGGTTGCTGCTGCGGTACGCGCCGGTGGAGAAGCTGTAG
- a CDS encoding C40 family peptidase, which translates to MASHRKWSPTGTRIAGIRTPALATAALTSVALLSQTANAAPSADPKPSVEEVEKKVDDLYHQAEAATEKYNATREKTAQQRKRVDSLLDDVAQRTEKLNTAREELGSFAAAQYRTGASAPDTATLLLADNPQDYFDQTQLMDRLTSRQKVAVDDYITEQAATTKKRAEASQSLQTLTTTQSALKTSKADVQRKLAEARDLLSKLTAEEKARLAAIEKKKQEAADRKAAELAQQQAAAEKKAQEAAAQQQTTSGTTGTSGTSGSSATDSSYTAKADKALAFARTQIGKPYVWGATGPGSYDCSGLTQAAWKAAGVDLPRTTWDQVNVGTTVPLADIKPGDLVFFYDDISHVGLYIGNGMMIHAPKPGAYVREESIFYGGESIIHSVVRPA; encoded by the coding sequence TTGGCGTCGCATCGCAAGTGGAGTCCTACGGGTACACGCATAGCGGGTATACGGACCCCCGCCCTCGCCACGGCGGCCCTCACCTCCGTGGCCCTGCTCTCCCAGACGGCGAACGCCGCGCCCTCGGCCGATCCCAAGCCGAGCGTCGAAGAGGTCGAGAAGAAGGTCGACGACCTCTACCACCAGGCCGAGGCGGCGACCGAGAAGTACAACGCGACGAGGGAGAAGACCGCGCAGCAGCGCAAGCGCGTCGACTCCCTCCTCGACGACGTGGCCCAGCGCACCGAGAAGCTCAACACCGCGCGCGAGGAGCTGGGTTCGTTCGCCGCGGCGCAGTACCGCACCGGTGCCTCCGCCCCCGACACCGCGACCCTCCTGCTGGCCGACAATCCACAGGACTACTTCGACCAGACCCAGCTGATGGACCGGCTGACCAGCCGCCAGAAGGTGGCCGTCGACGACTACATCACCGAGCAGGCCGCCACCACCAAGAAGCGCGCGGAGGCCTCCCAGAGCCTGCAGACGCTCACCACGACGCAAAGTGCGCTGAAGACGTCCAAGGCCGACGTGCAGCGCAAGCTCGCCGAGGCGCGCGACCTGCTCTCGAAGCTGACCGCCGAGGAGAAGGCGCGGCTCGCGGCGATCGAGAAGAAGAAGCAGGAAGCGGCCGACCGCAAGGCGGCGGAACTGGCGCAGCAGCAGGCCGCGGCGGAGAAGAAGGCCCAGGAGGCGGCCGCCCAGCAGCAGACGACCTCCGGGACCACCGGCACCTCGGGCACCTCGGGGAGTTCGGCCACCGACTCCTCGTACACCGCCAAGGCCGACAAGGCCCTCGCCTTCGCCCGCACCCAGATCGGCAAGCCGTACGTCTGGGGCGCGACCGGGCCCGGCTCCTACGACTGCTCCGGCCTCACCCAGGCCGCCTGGAAGGCCGCCGGCGTCGATCTCCCGCGTACCACCTGGGACCAGGTCAACGTGGGCACGACGGTCCCGCTCGCCGATATCAAGCCCGGTGACCTCGTCTTCTTCTACGACGACATCAGCCACGTCGGCCTCTACATCGGCAACGGCATGATGATCCACGCCCCCAAGCCGGGCGCGTACGTCCGCGAGGAGTCGATCTTCTACGGCGGTGAGTCAATCATCCACAGCGTGGTGCGTCCGGCCTAA
- a CDS encoding DoxX family protein, which produces MTHGMRSDTQTPYLGGGGRDWRETATRYALLPLRVFLGVTFIYAGIDKLTNSAFLSDSGSGSIGDLMRNVRDSSAIPALVDLALKSPVGFGYAIAFGELAVGIGTLIGLLARLAALGGALISLSLWLTVSWASDPYYYGNDLAYLMAWLPLVLAGASFFSVDAALRARRSQRSGNLRY; this is translated from the coding sequence ATGACTCACGGTATGCGGTCGGACACCCAAACCCCCTATCTCGGCGGCGGCGGACGAGACTGGCGGGAAACCGCCACCCGCTATGCCCTGTTGCCCCTGCGCGTCTTCCTCGGCGTCACCTTCATCTACGCCGGCATCGACAAACTCACCAACAGCGCCTTCCTCTCCGACTCCGGCTCCGGCTCGATCGGTGACCTGATGCGCAATGTGCGCGATTCCTCCGCGATCCCGGCCCTCGTCGACCTCGCCCTGAAGAGCCCCGTGGGCTTCGGCTACGCCATCGCCTTCGGTGAACTGGCCGTCGGCATCGGCACTCTGATCGGCCTGCTGGCCCGCCTCGCGGCCCTCGGCGGCGCGCTCATCTCCCTCAGCCTGTGGCTGACGGTGAGCTGGGCCTCCGACCCGTACTACTACGGCAACGACCTCGCCTACCTGATGGCCTGGCTGCCCCTGGTCCTCGCGGGCGCATCGTTCTTCTCCGTCGACGCGGCCTTGCGCGCGAGGCGCAGCCAGCGGTCCGGGAACCTCCGCTACTAG
- a CDS encoding LuxR C-terminal-related transcriptional regulator, whose product MSDVNGPTGQAPASNGPEDAAVGTAGTGAEAATESTIGPAAESVAGVGAPTGSTAVGANATAAAGGRRVRVVLVDDHRMFRTGVQAEIGETERTGVEVVGEAADVDQAVTVITATRPEVVLLDVHLPGGGGVEVLRRCAPLMADARQPVRFLALSVSDAAEDVIGVIRGGARGYVTKTITGTDLVDSVFRVQDGDAVFSPRLAGFVLDAFASTDAPPVDEDLDRLTQREREVLRLIARGYAYKEIAKQLFISVKTVESHVSAVLRKLQLSNRHELTRWATARRLV is encoded by the coding sequence ATGAGCGACGTGAACGGACCGACCGGGCAGGCCCCGGCATCGAACGGGCCGGAGGATGCCGCCGTGGGTACGGCCGGGACCGGGGCCGAGGCCGCGACCGAGTCGACCATCGGGCCGGCCGCCGAGTCCGTCGCCGGTGTGGGCGCGCCCACGGGTTCGACCGCCGTCGGCGCCAACGCGACCGCTGCCGCGGGCGGCCGTCGTGTGCGGGTCGTGCTCGTCGACGACCACCGCATGTTCCGTACGGGAGTGCAGGCCGAGATCGGAGAGACCGAGCGGACCGGCGTCGAGGTGGTCGGTGAGGCCGCGGACGTCGACCAGGCGGTCACGGTCATCACGGCCACCCGGCCCGAGGTCGTCCTGCTGGACGTCCATCTGCCGGGCGGCGGCGGTGTCGAAGTGCTGCGCCGCTGCGCCCCGTTGATGGCCGACGCCCGGCAGCCGGTCCGATTCCTCGCGCTCTCCGTGTCGGACGCCGCGGAGGACGTCATCGGCGTGATCCGCGGCGGCGCCCGTGGGTACGTCACCAAGACCATCACCGGCACCGACCTGGTGGACTCCGTCTTCCGTGTCCAGGACGGCGACGCGGTCTTCTCGCCCCGCCTGGCCGGATTCGTCCTGGACGCGTTCGCCTCCACCGACGCCCCGCCCGTCGACGAGGACCTCGACCGTCTCACCCAGCGCGAGCGCGAGGTCCTGCGTCTCATCGCCCGCGGTTACGCCTACAAGGAGATCGCCAAGCAGCTGTTCATCTCGGTGAAGACGGTCGAGTCGCACGTCTCGGCGGTCCTCAGGAAGCTCCAGCTGTCCAACCGCCACGAGCTGACCCGATGGGCCACGGCGCGTCGGCTGGTCTAG
- a CDS encoding tellurite resistance/C4-dicarboxylate transporter family protein, translating into MSAISPPGPRWTGLRTWWAQSPPGAGAAILATGIISIGLEQTGYEILSRIVLALAAVGWLGLAAAFVVRLLRERERWLAEAAAPGALTAVAATTVLGTRLVTLGWEVPAEALLALSAVLWPGLLFLVVRQWRPRMPGAVFLGCVATQGLAVLGATLAPATHTDWLAHTALVLFWLGLLLYALAMFYFDYREVATGAGDQWVAAGALAISALAGSKLILAYQANIYLWNNDDNGVLRWVTEALLVLVLGSYCVLAVAEARWPRPRYDVLRWATVFPLGMTAVAALSVAAAIGVGWLRGLGQVLLWISVAAWLAVVVVAVRRPQEP; encoded by the coding sequence ATGTCAGCCATCTCCCCGCCCGGCCCCCGGTGGACCGGCCTGCGCACCTGGTGGGCGCAGAGTCCGCCGGGCGCCGGAGCCGCGATCCTGGCCACCGGCATCATCTCGATCGGGCTGGAGCAGACCGGCTACGAGATCCTGTCCCGGATCGTGCTGGCCCTGGCGGCCGTCGGCTGGCTCGGGCTCGCCGCGGCCTTCGTCGTACGGCTGCTGCGGGAACGGGAGCGGTGGCTGGCGGAGGCCGCTGCGCCGGGCGCGCTCACCGCGGTCGCGGCGACCACCGTGCTCGGCACGCGGCTGGTCACGCTGGGGTGGGAGGTGCCGGCCGAGGCCCTGCTCGCCCTGTCGGCGGTGCTCTGGCCCGGGCTGCTCTTCCTGGTCGTACGGCAATGGCGGCCCCGTATGCCCGGAGCGGTGTTCCTCGGCTGTGTGGCCACGCAGGGGCTCGCGGTGCTCGGCGCGACGCTCGCCCCCGCGACGCACACGGACTGGCTCGCGCACACCGCGCTGGTGCTGTTCTGGCTGGGGCTCCTGCTCTACGCGCTGGCGATGTTCTACTTCGACTACCGCGAGGTCGCCACGGGCGCCGGGGACCAGTGGGTCGCGGCCGGCGCGCTCGCCATCTCGGCGCTGGCGGGGTCGAAGCTGATCCTCGCGTACCAGGCGAACATCTACCTGTGGAACAACGACGACAACGGCGTGCTGCGCTGGGTGACCGAGGCGCTGCTCGTGCTCGTCCTCGGCTCGTACTGCGTGCTGGCCGTGGCGGAGGCCCGGTGGCCCCGCCCGCGCTACGACGTGCTGCGCTGGGCGACCGTGTTCCCGCTGGGGATGACGGCGGTGGCGGCGCTGTCGGTCGCGGCCGCCATCGGCGTCGGCTGGCTCAGGGGGCTCGGGCAGGTACTGCTGTGGATCTCGGTCGCGGCGTGGCTGGCGGTGGTGGTCGTAGCGGTCAGGCGTCCTCAGGAGCCGTAG
- a CDS encoding NlpC/P60 family protein → MAAHRKPRQRSLGGNTARTAATIALAGAATATGFDGTGHADPQLSPAQVKAKVDKLYEEAEVATQKYDGAKDKADKAEQRLNALRDEAARREDRLNTARDALGSIAAAQYRSGGLDPALQLALSDNPDQYLEGAAFAERAGSRQAEAVARVRKQLREIEQLRGAAHVELASLKSRQAELKRAKKTITGKLNTARQLLSRLTDEQRAQLGDLGAAGGTGSAGQRASRSAARDLGPVSSPGSVAAPNSRAAEAVAYAYGKLGSPYVWGATGPDAFDCSGLAQAAYRAAGISLPRTTYAQINAGRRVSRSELLPGDLVFFYSGISHVGIYVGNGQMIHAPNPSAPVRLAPVDEMPFAGATRVA, encoded by the coding sequence GTGGCAGCGCACCGAAAGCCCAGACAGCGCTCGCTCGGTGGAAACACGGCCCGCACAGCCGCGACCATCGCCCTCGCGGGAGCGGCCACGGCGACGGGCTTCGACGGGACGGGGCACGCGGACCCGCAGCTGTCGCCGGCACAGGTGAAGGCCAAGGTGGACAAGTTGTACGAGGAGGCGGAGGTCGCCACCCAGAAGTACGACGGCGCGAAGGACAAGGCAGACAAGGCCGAGCAGCGGCTGAACGCGCTGCGTGACGAGGCGGCGCGCAGGGAGGACCGGCTCAACACGGCTCGGGACGCGCTGGGTTCGATCGCCGCCGCGCAGTACCGCAGCGGAGGCCTGGACCCCGCGCTGCAACTCGCGCTCTCCGACAACCCCGACCAGTACCTGGAAGGGGCCGCGTTCGCCGAGCGGGCCGGCAGCCGACAGGCGGAGGCCGTGGCCCGGGTGCGCAAGCAGCTGCGGGAGATCGAGCAGCTGCGCGGGGCCGCGCATGTCGAGCTGGCCTCACTCAAGTCGCGTCAGGCGGAGCTGAAGCGGGCCAAGAAGACGATCACCGGGAAGCTGAACACGGCGCGGCAACTGCTGTCGCGGCTCACCGACGAGCAGCGCGCGCAGCTCGGGGACCTGGGAGCGGCCGGGGGTACGGGAAGCGCCGGGCAGCGCGCCTCGCGCTCCGCCGCGCGGGACCTCGGCCCGGTGTCGTCGCCCGGCTCCGTCGCGGCGCCCAACTCCCGTGCGGCGGAGGCCGTCGCGTATGCCTACGGGAAGCTCGGCAGCCCCTACGTCTGGGGCGCCACCGGGCCCGACGCCTTCGACTGCTCGGGCCTGGCCCAGGCCGCGTACCGCGCCGCGGGCATCTCGCTGCCGCGCACGACGTACGCGCAGATCAACGCCGGACGCCGGGTCTCGCGGTCCGAACTCCTCCCCGGTGACCTGGTGTTCTTCTACTCGGGAATCAGCCATGTGGGCATCTACGTGGGCAACGGCCAGATGATCCACGCCCCGAACCCGTCGGCGCCCGTGCGGCTGGCGCCGGTCGACGAGATGCCGTTCGCGGGAGCCACCCGAGTGGCGTGA
- a CDS encoding PspC domain-containing protein, with protein MPEAAAVPLDDPRPPRKLYRSSDGRWLGGVARGLAGHLGLPVIWVRLVFVGLFMADGLGALLYAAFWFFVPLGVGGVDSERTPAFTTETAPDGRRRLVARKPDRGQMVALLLMVVVAMVFVGNVNLGGGARAYLWPTVLVGAGVALVWRQADNARRARWVEVGRRRRTLTLLRSAAGVLLVTAGVSGIFVLQGSAAHLGSVLQAALAVLVGTALLAGPYLVRMTQDLSEERLMRIRAQERAEVAAHVHDSVLHTLTLIQRNAENANEVRRLARAQERDLRAWLYKPEGTGKDEADEPATLAEAVRRNAAEVEDKHGVPIEVVVVGDCPLDEGLTAQMQAAREAMVNAAKYGGEGGAVQVYAEVEGRTVFVSVRDRGPGFDLDGIPADRMGVRESIIGRMERNGGTARLRAVPDGGTEVELEMERAEKTS; from the coding sequence ATGCCGGAAGCCGCAGCAGTGCCCCTCGACGACCCGCGGCCCCCGCGCAAGCTCTACCGCAGCAGCGACGGACGCTGGCTCGGGGGCGTGGCGCGAGGGCTCGCCGGGCACCTCGGGCTGCCTGTGATCTGGGTGCGACTGGTGTTCGTCGGCCTGTTCATGGCGGACGGTCTCGGGGCACTGCTCTACGCCGCGTTCTGGTTCTTCGTGCCGCTCGGCGTCGGCGGCGTCGACTCCGAGCGCACCCCGGCCTTCACCACCGAGACCGCCCCCGACGGCCGCCGCAGACTCGTGGCCCGCAAGCCGGACCGGGGTCAGATGGTCGCCCTGCTCCTCATGGTCGTCGTGGCCATGGTCTTCGTGGGCAATGTGAATCTCGGCGGTGGGGCAAGGGCCTATCTCTGGCCGACCGTTCTCGTCGGCGCGGGCGTCGCCCTGGTCTGGCGCCAGGCGGACAACGCGCGGCGGGCCCGCTGGGTCGAGGTCGGCCGTCGTCGTCGTACGCTCACGCTGCTGCGCTCCGCGGCCGGTGTCCTGCTCGTCACCGCGGGCGTCTCCGGAATATTCGTGCTCCAGGGCTCGGCGGCCCACCTCGGTTCGGTCCTTCAGGCGGCACTCGCGGTCCTGGTCGGCACAGCACTCCTCGCCGGCCCCTATCTCGTGCGCATGACCCAGGACCTCTCCGAGGAGCGCCTGATGCGCATCCGCGCCCAGGAGAGGGCCGAGGTCGCCGCCCACGTCCACGACTCGGTACTGCACACCCTGACGTTGATCCAGCGCAACGCGGAGAACGCGAACGAGGTGCGACGGCTCGCCCGCGCCCAGGAGCGCGACCTGCGCGCCTGGCTCTACAAACCGGAGGGCACCGGCAAGGACGAGGCGGACGAGCCCGCGACCCTGGCCGAGGCGGTCCGCCGCAACGCGGCCGAGGTCGAGGACAAGCACGGCGTCCCCATCGAGGTCGTCGTCGTGGGCGACTGCCCGCTCGACGAGGGCCTGACCGCACAGATGCAGGCCGCGCGGGAAGCGATGGTGAACGCCGCCAAGTACGGTGGCGAGGGCGGCGCCGTACAGGTCTACGCCGAAGTCGAGGGCAGGACGGTCTTCGTGTCCGTCCGCGACCGCGGTCCCGGCTTCGACCTCGACGGGATACCCGCCGACCGCATGGGCGTCAGAGAATCGATCATCGGCCGCATGGAGCGCAACGGCGGCACGGCGCGACTGCGCGCGGTGCCGGACGGCGGCACGGAGGTCGAGCTGGAGATGGAAAGGGCGGAGAAGACGTCATGA